One window of the Lachancea thermotolerans CBS 6340 chromosome A complete sequence genome contains the following:
- the DEG1 gene encoding pseudouridine synthase DEG1 (similar to uniprot|P31115 Saccharomyces cerevisiae YFL001W DEG1 Non-essential tRNA:pseudouridine synthase introduces pseudouridines at position 38 or 39 in tRNA important for maintenance of translation efficiency and normal cell growth localizes to both the nucleus and cytoplasm) — protein MSLISKLLRFGRNASKSLPEQCEYAKWSKEDLVRKVMELEAENKRKAEDEGDRSESKTKKAKRDDLPEKRKRKKKDKPFDFSKYDTRFVAFKFAYLGWNYNGLAIQKEPTPLPTVEGTILEAMNACKLVPSMVPQDYNFSRCGRTDKGVSAMNQVISLHVRSNLTREEQQDEENDGREIDYIHILNQLLPDDIRISAVCLRPPTNFDARFSCQYRHYRYLFHKDGLDIKKMEEAARMYEGEHDFRNFCKLDGSKQINNYKRNIERSRIISLSEDIYCLDLIGSAFLWHQVRCMMANLFLIGQGLEDTTLLKDLMDVARVKQKPIYDMASDIPLILFDCKFPEMEWKTVDSNNFKSLQSDRRVYALSLDYNLKSTVANIFRETLCVTTSEIQGRTRINLGDGKGKVVAVYQKMLERGVMESVESVNQKFREKKAAKKRNRMTTT, from the coding sequence ATGAGCCTCatttcaaagcttctgaGGTTTGGCAGAAACGCAAGCAAATCGCTTCCTGAACAATGCGAATATGCAAAATGGTCGAAAGAAGATCTTGTGCGCAAGGTTATGGAGCTTGAAGCCGAGAACAAGCGCaaagcagaagatgaagGAGATCGCTCCGAAAGTAAGACCAAAAAGGCTAAGAGGGACGACCTCCCTGaaaaaagaaagagaaagaaaaaggacaAGCCTTTcgacttttcaaaatacGACACAAGGTTTGTTGCGTTCAAATTTGCCTACTTGGGTTGGAATTACAACGGGCTTGCCATTCAGAAAGAGCCTACTCCGTTGCCAACTGTGGAAGGCACTATTTTGGAAGCTATGAATGCTTGTAAATTGGTTCCTTCAATGGTCCCGCAAGATTACAACTTCAGTCGATGCGGGAGGACTGATAAAGGTGTCAGTGCAATGAACCAAGTTATTTCATTGCATGTGAGATCCAATTTAACAAGAGAGGAACAgcaggatgaagaaaatgatggaCGGGAAATTGACTACATCCATATACTAAACCAGTTACTTCCTGACGACATAAGAATATCTGCTGTCTGTCTACGTCCGCCAACAAATTTCGACGCCAGGTTTAGTTGCCAGTATCGCCATTATAGGTACCTCTTTCACAAAGATGGATTGGATATTAAGAAAATGGAAGAAGCCGCTCGGATGTATGAGGGGGAGCATGATTTCAGAAACTTTTGTAAGCTTGACGGTTCGAAACAAATTAACAATTACAAAAGAAACATCGAAAGATCTCGAATAATATCGCTGAGCGAAGATATTTACTGCCTGGACCTTATAGGCTCAGCATTTCTTTGGCACCAGGTACGCTGCATGATGGCGaatctttttttgattGGGCAGGGGCTCGAAGATACAACTTTACTCAAGGATCTTATGGACGTCGCAAGGGTTAAGCAAAAACCGATTTACGATATGGCTAGTGATATACCTCTGATTTTGTTCGACTGCAAATTCCCAGAGATGGAGTGGAAAACGGTAGATTCTAACAATTTTAAATCGTTGCAATCAGACCGCCGAGTGTACGCCTTATCACTAGATTATAACTTGAAATCCACTGTCGCCAACATTTTTCGGGAAACGCTCTGCGTCACAACATCCGAAATTCAGGGCAGAACGCGGATCAACCTGGGAGACGGCAAAGGGAAAGTTGTTGCTGTGTATCAAAAGATGCTAGAGAGGGGTGTGATGGAATCCGTGGAGTCAGTGAATCAGAAATTCAGagagaagaaggccgcaaagaagaggaacCGTATGACCACAACCTGA
- the SPB4 gene encoding ATP-dependent RNA helicase SPB4 (similar to uniprot|P25808 Saccharomyces cerevisiae YFL002C SPB4 involved in the maturation of 25S ribosomal RNA ATP-dependent RNA helicase) — translation MARSLSWDNLKYELQPWIRTAIDAMGFEIMTPVQASTIPMFSGNKDVVVESVTGSGKTIAFTIPILEKVVKEVLSGSPLKRGHFYSLIISPTRELSKQIQDVVEAFLAYYPSESCPIKSQLIVGTSSCSVRDDVSKFLENAPQILIGTPGRVLDFMKASTVKTSSCGVVVLDEADRLLDVSFEKDVESILGMLPKQRRTGLFSATISSAGNQIYRTGMRNPVKIAVKSKVQNPESLQINYIVVKPEEKLHHLLNIINNMRYRKCIVYFPTCQAVTYFYSFLKHLSDISKTRDDLEVYSLHGKLQTNSRIGTLAKFSTSLNIAVLLTTDVAARGIDIPEVDLVLQFDPPTNAEMFLHRCGRTGRANRAGKAITFINCGREEDYIDFLGVKNISLGELEISFRPVDELGVIFKSWVLQDRARFEHGIKAYAAFIRYYSKHSASSIFRLQSLDYVGLAKLYGLIRLPRMPEITKYMSADATPSEGWLIDPPLDLDHFSYLNKQMERARQEELKKTKEISDKKKLKSELKKKNAAWSNKTTSKETRKERKVKLAEKRKAIEQKIAEAGSEDESDGEEDWKDLVRRNKKAKTCSQIQGDFSDL, via the coding sequence ATGGCCAGGTCGCTATCATGGGATAATCTAAAGTATGAACTTCAGCCATGGATCCGCACTGCGATAGATGCAATGGGGTTTGAAATTATGACCCCAGTTCAGGCCTCTACTATTCCGATGTTCTCTGGGAACAAGGACGTTGTTGTGGAATCTGTAACAGGCTCTGGTAAAACAATAGCTTTTACTATTCCAATCCTTGAAAAGGTCGTCAAGGAGGTTTTATCAGGCTCTCCGTTGAAGAGAGGGCATTTCTATTCACTAATTATATCACCTACAAGAGAACTATCAAAGCAAATCCAGGACGTTGTGGAAGCGTTTTTGGCATATTATCCCAGTGAATCGTGTCCCATAAAATCACAACTTATTGTGGGAACTAGCTCGTGCTCTGTTAGAGACGACGTCAGTaagttcttggaaaacGCGCCACAAATTTTAATTGGCACCCCAGGAAGAGTACTGGACTTTATGAAAGCATCTACTGTCAAAACTAGCTCTTGtggtgttgttgttttggatGAGGCAGACAGATTACTAGATGTCAGCTTCGAAAAGGATGTGGAAAGCATACTTGGCATGCTGCCCAAGCAAAGAAGGACAGGGCTCTTTTCAGCAACCATAAGCAGTGCGGGCAACCAGATTTACAGGACTGGTATGCGCAATCCAGTTAAAATTGCTGTAAAgtcaaaagttcagaaCCCAGAATCATTACAAATTAACTATATTGTCGTGAAACCCGAAGAAAAACTGCATCATCTTCTCAATATTATTAATAATATGAGGTACAGAAAATGCATCGTTTATTTTCCAACTTGTCAGGCTGTGACATACTTTTACTCATTTCTCAAGCACCTTTCTGACATCAGCAAAACGCGGGATGACTTAGAAGTTTATTCTTTGCATGGAAAGCTACAGACAAACTCCAGAATTGGAACGCTAGCTAAATTTTCTACAAGTTTGAACATAGCCGTTCTCTTGACAACAGACGTGGCTGCAAGAGGCATTGATATTCCGGAGGTTGACTTGGTACTTCAATTTGATCCTCCCACAAACGCAGAAATGTTTTTGCATAGATGCGGAAGAACGGGTCGAGCCAATCGAGCCGGAAAGGCCATCACTTTCATAAACTGTGGAAGGGAAGAGGACTATATCGATTTCCTTGGAGTCAAAAACATAAGTCTTGGAGAGCTCGAAATTAGTTTCAGGCCGGTCGACGAATTGGGTGTAATTTTTAAAAGTTGGGTGCTACAAGACAGGGCAAGGTTTGAGCATGGCATTAAAGCTTACGCGGCTTTTATCCGCTATTATTCGAAACACTCTGCGTCGTCCATTTTTCGCCTACAATCACTTGACTACGTTGGTCTAGCAAAATTATACGGTTTAATTCGCTTACCTCGTATGCCAGAGATAACGAAGTACATGAGCGCAGATGCCACACCCTCTGAGGGTTGGCTCATTGATCCGCCCCTCGACTTGGATCATTTCTCCTATCTCAACAAACAAATGGAAAGGGCGAGGCAGgaagaattgaaaaagacaaaggAAATAAGcgacaaaaagaagttgaagagtgagttgaagaagaaaaatgcAGCATGGTCTAATAAAACAACTTCGAAAGAGACACGGAAAGAGAGGAAGGTTAAATTAGCCGAAAAACGAAAAGCCATTGAGCAAAAAATCGCAGAGGCTGGCAGCGAGGATGAAAGTGACGGAGAGGAGGATTGGAAAGATTTGGTGCGGAGAAACAAGAAGGCGAAAACATGCTCTCAAATACAAGGTGACTTTTCGGATTTGTAG
- the ULA1 gene encoding Ula1p (weakly similar to uniprot|Q12059 Saccharomyces cerevisiae YPL003W ULA1 Protein that acts together with Uba3p to activate Rub1p before its conjugation to proteins (neddylation) which may play a role in protein degradation): protein MDKFDRQLRLWGKHGQLELSKAHICIIGNTLLASEILKNLVLPGATKFHLIKETSYVKSDCFLDVEDLKSINEHAEFNEETWNAHLMGNQEYWRYFDLIILTTRDVSVIESIRCLPMPPMLACNWREYHGYACFVSQEPHFVTECHRQHKSPDLRIDKPPQPLLNFYESIKPSQLSQEQLNDLPFAVIIYHALKSLKENCTKIDRSSLRIEIRRLHEKTLPGPECLNFIEAERYLYLGLQDSEIIPDNLLKCFSLASSECVVPFNSMFTDMISSLKDYLKHPSSEHQLPLSGLIPDMESSSEMYNAIQEAYLRCASKNLNTFADIVTSHNASVPLSQIKNFCSNVQNVRGVVPASHIPTEQDCRTVKQITPAAAAILRKLVKSKHELETIRPSFVESRDELRYYPTCSLLAGIVAQEAVKILTHQFVPLENTLIYDGKAGQVYRVKL from the coding sequence ATGGATAAGTTTGATAGACAGCTTCGTCTGTGGGGAAAGCATGGCCAGCTCGAGCTTTCTAAAGCTCACATATGCATTATCGGTAATACGTTGCTTGCGAgtgagatcttgaagaatttaGTTTTGCCTGGGGCGACGAAATTTCATTTGATCAAAGAAACAAGCTATGTTAAGTCCGACTGCTTTCTCGACGTTGAAGACCTAAAAAGTATTAATGAGCATGCAGAGTTCAACGAGGAAACCTGGAATGCTCATCTGATGGGGAATCAGGAATATTGGCGGTACTTCGATCTCATAATCCTTACTACGAGGGATGTGTCGGTGATTGAAAGTATAAGATGCCTCCCGATGCCTCCCATGCTGGCTTGTAACTGGCGTGAATATCACGGGTACGCTTGTTTTGTATCACAGGAGCCTCATTTTGTAACTGAATGCCATCGGCAGCACAAGTCTCCAGATTTGAGAATAGACAAGCCGCCGCAGCCTTTACTCAACTTTTACGAAAGCATAAAGCCCAGCCAGCTGAGCCAAGAACAGCTTAACGATTTGCCTTTTGCTGTGATAATCTACCACGCTTTGAAATCGCTCAAGGAAAATTGCACAAAGATTGACCGCTCTTCTCTCCGAATTGAAATCCGAAGACTGCATGAGAAAACGCTACCTGGCCCCGAATGCCTCAATTTCATAGAAGCAGAGCGCTATCTTTACCTGGGGCTGCAAGATTCAGAGATAATTCCAGACAATCTGCTCAAATGCTTCAGCCTTGCGTCTTCTGAGTGTGTTGTTCCTTTCAATTCAATGTTCACGGACATGATTTCGTCGCTAAAGGATTATCTCAAGCACCCTTCTAGTGAGCATCAGCTTCCATTATCAGGGCTGATTCCGGATATGGAGTCTAGCTCCGAGATGTACAATGCTATTCAGGAAGCCTATCTGCGATGTGCTTCTAAGAATCTGAACACATTTGCAGATATAGTCACCTCGCATAATGCTAGTGTCCCCTTAAGTCAAATAAAAAACTTCTGCAGTAATGTCCAAAATGTAAGAGGTGTGGTGCCAGCAAGTCACATTCCCACAGAACAAGATTGCCGGACTGTCAAACAAATAACtcctgcagcagcagctatTTTAAGGAAATTGGTAAAATCAAAACATGAGTTAGAGACGATTAGACCATCGTTTGTCGAAAGccgagatgagcttcgaTACTATCCAACATGTTCATTATTGGCAGGTATAGTAGCACAAGAAGCTGTAAAAATTTTAACCCATCAATTCGTTCCGCTGGAAAACACCTTGATTTATGATGGGAAGGCTGGCCAAGTATATAGAGTAAAACTATAA
- the LSP1 gene encoding lipid-binding protein LSP1 (highly similar to uniprot|Q12230 Saccharomyces cerevisiae YPL004C LSP1 Long chain base-responsive inhibitor of protein kinases Phk1p and Phk2p acts along with Pil1p to down-regulate heat stress resistance via regulation of the Pkc1p and Ypk1p pathways phosphorylated by Phk1p and Phk2p), translating into MHRTYSLRAQRAPTASQLQSPAPPPSSTRSKFFGKASISSTFRKNAAGNFGPDLARKLSQLVKTEKGVLRALEIVAIERRAAAKQLSLWGLDNDDDVSDVTDKLGVLIYELGELQDQFIDKYDQYRLTLKGIRNIEASVQPSRDRKQKITDDIARLKYKEPNSTKIPVLEQELVRAEAESLVAEAQLSNITREKLKAAFNYQFDSIRELAEKFALIAGYGKALLELLDDSPVTPGETRLAYDGYDASRQIIMDAETALEGWTLDSAAVKPSLSFHQTVDDVYEEDDEEEGEAAAAEEEWAGEHEGGEEEVESTRV; encoded by the coding sequence atgcacAGAACTTATTCATTGAGAGCTCAGAGAGCACCAACAGCTTCGCAATTGCAGAGCCCCGCTCCTCCTCCATCGTCCACTAGATCCAAATTCTTCGGTAAAGCCTCAATCTCAAGCACGTTCCGCAAGAACGCAGCGGGGAACTTCGGCCCTGACTTGGCTAGAAAGCTATCGCAACTCGTCAAGACTGAGAAGGGCgttttgagagctttggAAATTGTCGCCATTGAGCGCCGCGCTGCTGCCAAACAGCTTTCGCTCTGGGGTCTAgacaacgacgacgacgtTTCGGATGTGACCGATAAATTGGGCGTCCTTATCTACGAACTTGGCGAGCTGCAAGACCAGTTTATCGACAAGTACGACCAGTACCGTCTAACTTTGAAGGGCATCAGAAACATTGAGGCCTCCGTCCAGCCATCTAGAGACCGTAAACAGAAGATTACGGATGACATTGCCCGCCTCAAGTACAAAGAGCCAAACTCCACAAAGATTCCGGTCTTGGAGCAGGAATTGGTTCGTGCCGAGGCTGAATCGCTGGTCGCTGAAGCCCAGCTCTCTAACATCACCAGAGAAAAGCTAAAGGCTGCTTTCAACTACCAATTCGATTCTATTCGTGAATTGGCTGAGAAGTTTGCTCTTATTGCCGGTTATGGTAAGGCCCTGTTGGAGTTGCTAGACGACTCCCCTGTCACTCCAGGTGAGACTAGACTTGCTTACGATGGCTATGACGCATCGAGACAAATCATCATGGATGCAGAAACTGCTTTAGAAGGCTGGACTCTCGACTCCGCCGCTGTTAAGCCAAGCTTGTCTTTCCACCAAACCGTCGACGACGTTtacgaagaagatgatgaggaagaggGCGAGGCCGCTGCCGCGGAAGAGGAGTGGGCGGGTGAGCACGAAGGCGGTGAGGAAGAGGTTGAGAGTACCAGAGTTTAA
- the AEP3 gene encoding Aep3p (similar to uniprot|Q12089 Saccharomyces cerevisiae YPL005W AEP3 Peripheral mitochondrial inner membrane protein located on the matrix face of the membrane stabilizes the bicistronic AAP1-ATP6 mRNA encoding subunits 6 and 8 of the ATP synthase complex) — MGLLATLGSGIAKNGIREPSVVAEKSFRAVPTKARCGVDLKVDRQGGVQPTKLKNEYVLRNIHVVGKGSNFERSAVQDYLSPFTSHQFARHKLPCAYNEDRARANFTALKKLKSSKNSETLLFSSSQQYVGEMIPLLVALTPQEVSTGHAKRNFRSEVFEEIPSIIDFTQNAESFANYVTLLTHSKFYYKKSSFLNGVIPKILRNILHPSNMKTMQFRDVGVFNDVIFFFSEKSDYATCRELFSQMKLEGVKPNTKTFNLMLRNALKNSHIRKSRHPLHDAVYYLRQMQHHEIKADAVTWVTCFNLLLEDMSRDVFLENMIKSNVPITPQLVLAVLSSNPLNSSQALKFLSEYSVPLNSKLFNFCIKKLLSEEKYEAAWAFVDHAHKNADFNLDHESLNAFLRRFAESGRLDLALLTFNTACKRYQISGNLHSFDMLFKALVRNGYTQNFPIVFEYLSRKRRRYARGVQIFSYWLSKAHSMVKFNMKHQVTEGDIEKAKSLLDSALWTSKGLRWKCWRESEQSQRKVFRYLGCIPTTVKAKTTHFIHDTSPEASAKKVKYKNRIRFLAIQNAMAKRIPYAHDRYRALKEELRHRGIM; from the coding sequence ATGGGACTTCTTGCAACATTAGGAAGTGGGATAGCGAAGAATGGTATCAGAGAGCCATCTGTCGTTGCAGAAAAGTCATTTCGTGCAGTACCTACTAAGGCTCGTTGTGGGGTAGACCTGAAAGTTGATCGACAAGGCGGCGTACAAccaacaaagttgaagaatGAATACGTATTGCGGAACATTCATGTGGTTGGTAAAGGATCGAACTTCGAGAGATCCGCTGTTCAAGACTATCTGAGCCCCTTCACGTCGCATCAATTTGCTAGACACAAATTACCATGCGCCTACAATGAAGACCGCGCGAGAGCAAACTTCACAGcattgaagaagctgaagtcATCTAAAAACTCAGAAACACTTTTGTTCAGTAGTTCGCAGCAGTACGTTGGGGAAATGATACCCCTGCTTGTTGCGTTGACTCCTCAAGAAGTGTCGACAGGTCATGCTAAGAGAAACTTTCGCagtgaagtttttgaagaaataccATCGATAATTGACTTCACTCAAAACGCAGAAAGTTTTGCAAACTATGTGACTCTTCTGACGCATTCGAAGTTTTATTACAAAAAGTCATCATTTCTAAATGGCGTTATACCAAAAATACTTCGCAACATATTGCATCCTTCGAATATGAAAACTATGCAATTCCGGGATGTCGGTGTTTTCAATGATGTAATATTCTTTTTCAGTGAGAAATCTGACTATGCTACCTGCAGGGAGCTATTTTCTCAGATGAAGCTAGAGGGTGTAAAGCCAAACACAAAGACCTTCAATCTCATGCTTCGTAACGCTTTAAAAAACTCACATATTCGAAAGTCGAGACACCCACTTCATGATGCTGTGTATTACTTGAGGCAGATGCAGCATCATGAGATCAAGGCGGATGCAGTAACCTGGGTCACCTGTTTCAACCtacttcttgaagataTGTCGAGGGACGtatttttggaaaacatgATAAAGAGTAATGTGCCTATAACCCCTCAGCTTGTGTTGGCAGTCTTGAGCTCTAATCCCTTGAATTCTTCGCAAGCATTGAAATTTCTTTCAGAGTATTCCGTACCCCTCAActcaaagctcttcaatttctgtattaaaaagcttctcagtGAAGAAAAATACGAGGCGGCTTGGGCGTTTGTGGATCACGCTCACAAAAACGCTGATTTCAATTTGGACCACGAAAGCTTGAACGCATTTTTGAGACGTTTCGCGGAATCAGGACGACTCGATTTGGCGCTTCTAACTTTCAACACCGCTTGCAAGCGCTACCAGATATCAGGTAATCTGCACTCTTTCGACATGCTATTCAAGGCTTTGGTGAGGAACGGTTACACTCAAAACTTTCCGATAGTTTTTGAGTACCTCTCGAGGAAAAGGAGGCGATATGCCAGAGGAGTGCAGATATTTAGTTACTGGCTGTCTAAAGCTCATTCGATGGTGAAGTTTAACATGAAGCATCAAGTCACTGAAGgtgatattgaaaaagccaaaTCTCTTCTGGACAGCGCCCTTTGGACTTCAAAGGGGCTGAGGTGGAAGTGCTGGAGAGAAAGCGAACAATCCCAGCGGAAAGTTTTCCGATATCTGGGTTGTATCCCAACTACAGTTAAAGCGAAAACAACGCATTTCATACATGATACCTCACCTGAAGCGTCCGCCAAAAAAGTTAAGTATAAGAATAGGATAAGATTCCTTGCCATTCAAAATGCAATGGCTAAGCGAATACCCTACGCTCACGATAGGTACCGCGctctgaaagaagaacttcgCCACAGGGGCATAATGTAG